The genomic region TCGGTCTTACGAGCAGGAGTATACCTACCTCTCCACGTACGAGCTTACAATCAGCGCTGTCGGGCAAGTTCTCGGGAGCcttgcagcggcggcgacgacggtgaaCGCAGAGGATAGGCAGCTCGTGAAAGCAAGGCATGACGCGGAGCACCACAGGAAGGAGGATACCCCCGAAGCGTCGGCAACACTGTcaacgccgacggcgccattgggggcggcagcggccttTGTCCCCGCATCCTGCGCAAGACAGGCCGCAGCGACTGCTTCCTCAGTGACGTGGAAGAACACGTACGGATGCGATGACGCCATTCTCGCCTTGCGTCAAgccacgacgctgccgctgcagcacccgtCTTTGTTTACTGGCCCGCGCCAACCATGGCGCCGCCTGTTGCTCTATGGGCCGCCTGGCACCGGCAAAACTCGTCTGgccgctgcgacagcagccgaGTACGGTGCCATGTTTCTCAGCGTTTCTGCCGCGGACTTGCTGAGCAAGTGGGtcggagagagcgagaagcaAGTACGCCAGGCATTCATGCAagccgccgcttccgccccGCGGTGCGTCCTCTTCTTTGACGAAGTCGATGCCctgtgcagcgcgcgcggcggtcACGGGGAGAGCGAACTGGCGCGCCGGCTCAAGACGGAGCTCCTGCTCCACCTGCAGATGGACCTGCCAGCGGTGACGGTACTGGCAGCCACGAACTTGCCATGGGAGCTGGATGCGGCATTTCTTCGCCGATTTGATCGCTTTATTCACGTCAGCCTCCCCTCCGATGCGGTGAAGCGCCGGCTCTTGGGGTCCGAATTGCGCGGCGTGGCTCACACCAtcagcgacgacgcgctgGACCGCATTGTAGCACAGACGGATCGCTTCTCGGTGGTCGATGTGCGGCGGTTGCTGTTGCACGCAGTAATGGCGCCGGTGACGGAGTGGCTGCGGCTGACTCGAGCCACGGTCGacgaccgcagcagcaacagcagagaCAGCGCTGAGGCGGGAAGTGATGGAATCGATGTgctctgcaccgccgccgccgccactgcaccggcgcccctcctccatcgTACCTCAccctcacgcacgcacacagagtTGAAACACCGATCAGTGTACTGTCTTGCAGACACGGAAGTCCTCGGTGCCGGCGTGCGAAGCGTGACCTCAGGAACAGAGAGCATACCGTCTCCTTGCAGCTCACCGCGGCCATCTTCTCCGGTGAGTCCCGAGCGCTGCCCATCAAAGCATTCTTCCTCACTTCCGCACTGTCGGCTCCCGGGCCGCCACGCCAGCGACGTGCCTTTTGTGGAGTATCGCCACTTTGAAAGTGCGCTGCAAGCAATCACGGCCACCACTTCCGCCGAGGAAATCGCGCGCTACGCCACATGGCGCTGTCGCGGTGCCGGCGTGTAGCTggtgggcggtggcggtcgcGACGACCCCGCAGCGCGACCTTCATCGTTGCACGGCGCGCAGTGTTTTGTTTGGCTGC from Leishmania major strain Friedlin complete genome, chromosome 34 harbors:
- a CDS encoding ATPase-like protein; this encodes MRAPHTRDVMEAKKVEETRALVCHARDLLRYQLVAAPHRPLCIDEESELRLALQQLLPCLSIIRSYEQEYTYLSTYELTISAVGQVLGSLAAAATTVNAEDRQLVKARHDAEHHRKEDTPEASATLSTPTAPLGAAAAFVPASCARQAAATASSVTWKNTYGCDDAILALRQATTLPLQHPSLFTGPRQPWRRLLLYGPPGTGKTRLAAATAAEYGAMFLSVSAADLLSKWVGESEKQVRQAFMQAAASAPRCVLFFDEVDALCSARGGHGESELARRLKTELLLHLQMDLPAVTVLAATNLPWELDAAFLRRFDRFIHVSLPSDAVKRRLLGSELRGVAHTISDDALDRIVAQTDRFSVVDVRRLLLHAVMAPVTEWLRLTRATVDDRSSNSRDSAEAGSDGIDVLCTAAAATAPAPLLHRTSPSRTHTELKHRSVYCLADTEVLGAGVRSVTSGTESIPSPCSSPRPSSPVSPERCPSKHSSSLPHCRLPGRHASDVPFVEYRHFESALQAITATTSAEEIARYATWRCRGAGV